A stretch of the Campylobacter sp. 19-13652 genome encodes the following:
- a CDS encoding FTR1 family protein translates to MKKLLILFLLPFMLFAKSEDMEQTISDIKNALNTVVAEYKAGEADKARSEVQNAYFGLFEDVEGAIRINISSKKAYSMEKQFGDIRKAIKNGESVEQIQDRVDNLSRELDEVLPIIQSGHKLVGEYQDGSQKSLKEHASQSYENSANVINSVASTEADTIKIPQWRYVMDKITNSLNTAKQSYALGDSENAKRAIEEAKFVNYRNTKLERAIRQYVNDGQNIDAQIQNKMGKAITLVNEQPPKEEIDAKIDEILSLTKSAVLSLGEQTASIAEVTLPDSYLASENSEQNGADYKTVVSNIKDKMLAVLKAYTDKNKEGAMGDAQDIYFDEFEASGMENSVGAIDINLKTSIESSFSHIVALMKSGASENEVKSAMGELDTKLAKALETLDKKSSGGGLFLFISALTIILREGFEALIIVAAIVAYLLKTGNATKIRTVVYSSVAVAVVLSFGVAWVMNLIFENAGQKRELLEGITMLIAVGLLFYVGFWLLSNSNAKKWTAYIKEHTNEALAQNSILALWFTVFLAVFREGAETVLFYQALIFEAHTSSEIGMVLAGLVVGIAALLIVYWIFKIFAVKIPIKEFFIVTSAIIFYMSVVFVGKGVMELVEGKVFVPTIIKGLSFPSWASDWLGLVPYYESLVPQALMIIALIFGVIYIKTKSYKEKV, encoded by the coding sequence ATGAAAAAACTTTTAATATTATTTTTACTGCCTTTTATGCTTTTTGCTAAAAGCGAAGACATGGAGCAGACTATATCGGATATAAAAAATGCGCTAAATACGGTCGTAGCAGAGTATAAAGCAGGAGAAGCAGACAAAGCTAGGTCTGAGGTACAAAATGCGTATTTTGGACTTTTTGAGGATGTAGAGGGCGCTATACGTATAAATATATCGTCTAAAAAAGCCTACTCTATGGAGAAGCAATTTGGCGATATAAGAAAAGCGATAAAAAACGGCGAGAGCGTGGAGCAGATACAAGATAGGGTCGATAATCTAAGTCGCGAGCTTGATGAAGTCCTACCTATAATACAAAGCGGTCATAAGCTAGTAGGCGAGTATCAAGACGGTAGCCAAAAAAGCCTAAAAGAACACGCCTCTCAAAGCTATGAAAACTCAGCAAACGTGATAAATTCGGTAGCTAGCACAGAAGCTGATACAATAAAAATCCCACAGTGGCGCTACGTGATGGATAAGATTACAAATAGCCTAAATACAGCAAAACAATCATACGCCTTAGGCGATAGTGAAAACGCAAAGCGTGCTATCGAGGAGGCTAAATTTGTAAATTACCGCAACACAAAGCTTGAGCGTGCAATACGTCAGTATGTAAACGACGGTCAAAATATAGATGCTCAAATACAAAATAAAATGGGTAAGGCAATCACCCTAGTAAACGAGCAACCCCCAAAAGAGGAGATTGATGCTAAGATAGATGAAATTTTATCACTCACTAAAAGCGCAGTACTATCCCTTGGCGAGCAAACTGCTAGCATAGCTGAAGTAACCCTTCCTGATAGCTACCTAGCAAGCGAAAATAGCGAGCAAAATGGGGCTGATTATAAAACAGTAGTAAGCAACATAAAAGATAAAATGCTAGCCGTATTAAAAGCATACACAGATAAAAATAAAGAAGGCGCTATGGGTGATGCGCAGGATATTTATTTTGATGAATTTGAAGCTAGCGGCATGGAAAATAGCGTAGGCGCAATCGATATAAATTTAAAAACAAGCATAGAAAGTAGCTTTAGTCATATAGTAGCGCTTATGAAATCTGGCGCAAGTGAAAATGAGGTAAAATCCGCTATGGGCGAGCTAGACACAAAGCTAGCAAAAGCGCTTGAGACGCTTGATAAAAAATCAAGCGGAGGTGGACTATTTTTATTCATCTCAGCTCTTACTATCATACTGCGAGAAGGTTTTGAGGCGCTTATCATAGTTGCGGCCATTGTCGCATATTTGCTAAAAACAGGAAATGCAACCAAAATCCGCACAGTAGTATATAGCTCGGTGGCTGTAGCTGTGGTGCTTAGCTTTGGTGTGGCTTGGGTGATGAACTTAATCTTTGAAAATGCTGGACAAAAGCGGGAATTACTTGAGGGCATTACCATGCTTATAGCCGTTGGTCTACTATTTTACGTGGGATTTTGGCTACTATCAAACTCAAATGCCAAAAAATGGACTGCCTATATAAAAGAGCACACAAACGAAGCCTTAGCGCAAAATTCCATACTAGCACTTTGGTTTACGGTGTTTTTAGCCGTATTTAGAGAGGGTGCCGAGACTGTATTATTCTATCAGGCTTTGATATTTGAAGCACACACAAGCAGTGAAATAGGCATGGTACTAGCGGGGCTTGTCGTGGGTATCGCAGCACTTTTAATAGTTTACTGGATATTTAAAATTTTTGCTGTAAAAATACCTATAAAAGAGTTTTTCATAGTAACCTCAGCCATTATATTTTACATGTCTGTGGTATTTGTCGGCAAGGGCGTTATGGAGCTAGTTGAGGGTAAAGTATTTGTCCCTACTATAATAAAAGGGCTAAGCTTTCCTAGCTGGGCTAGCGACTGGCTAGGACTTGTGCCATATTATGAGAGCTTGGTGCCACAAGCTTTAATGATAATAGCGCTCATCTTTGGCGTGATATATATAAAAACCAAATCTTATAAGGAGAAAGTATGA
- a CDS encoding iron transporter, which yields MNKFISSALALALASSVAFAGEHPIGEPVEINGMEIAAVYLQPVDMEPKGIDLAPSKSDIHLEADIHAIKGNKNGFGEGEWIPYLKIGYELKNLDNGKVKTGTLMPMVADDGPHYGANVKMDTGVGNYELKFNIQSPEANGFGRHADKETGVGKWYEPFTTTYQFAWTGAPVK from the coding sequence ATGAATAAATTCATTAGTTCTGCGTTAGCGCTTGCGCTAGCTAGTAGTGTAGCATTTGCTGGAGAGCATCCCATAGGCGAGCCAGTTGAGATTAATGGCATGGAAATAGCTGCGGTTTATCTTCAGCCAGTTGACATGGAGCCAAAAGGCATAGATCTAGCCCCTAGTAAATCAGACATTCACCTAGAAGCTGACATTCACGCTATTAAAGGCAACAAAAACGGCTTTGGCGAAGGTGAGTGGATACCGTACCTAAAGATAGGCTACGAGCTTAAAAACCTAGACAACGGTAAGGTAAAAACAGGAACTCTAATGCCTATGGTAGCTGATGATGGTCCTCACTACGGTGCAAACGTAAAAATGGACACAGGCGTGGGTAATTATGAGCTTAAATTTAACATCCAAAGCCCAGAAGCAAACGGCTTTGGTCGCCATGCTGATAAAGAGACAGGCGTGGGCAAATGGTATGAGCCATTTACTACAACTTATCAGTTTGCTTGGACTGGCGCACCAGTTAAATAA
- a CDS encoding Fe-S-containing protein, with the protein MSIYFVHIILAFFAITLFGALTAKRQIFLHTFAPAVLGAIIGLVIFKFARYYLLDAPARLFFDGLGVVFLLLSFSVVFFEFKFKWLIFGFLGISYGASYGAISALFPLFGAELLDTQSIISAFLLLFAVIILITLFFAANLLAQKIPPKAIKTLSLLTLLTMLVFKLSGFILELMRSGAINTKPELLSLVAKGMYISIFAPYIFSAILAVLCIMAISYRPKALKKKDGLIPYRFNLALRRLVLSASTYALLGVSAILAFSLYYDLVASRPPTLSEPVYLEPKNDKFIIDTEVLKDNDLHRYAYITDEGRVIRFFLINRYEDKPSAVAVFDACSICGDVGYVKNGSELICVSCNVRIFLPSVGKEGGCNPLPLEHTYDGKTITISLDALLTGANQFSTIVEKEVLDIVGGEKISNKSKFSYRYNNRTYFFKSKENLERFEADPDKFIGAVK; encoded by the coding sequence ATGTCTATATATTTCGTTCACATTATCCTAGCATTTTTTGCTATTACTCTATTTGGCGCCCTAACAGCCAAAAGGCAGATTTTTCTACATACCTTTGCACCAGCCGTACTTGGCGCAATCATCGGCTTAGTCATATTTAAATTCGCAAGATACTATCTACTTGATGCTCCAGCTAGACTATTTTTTGATGGGCTTGGAGTAGTGTTTTTACTACTTAGCTTTAGTGTAGTATTTTTTGAGTTTAAATTTAAATGGCTCATATTTGGCTTTTTAGGCATTAGCTATGGAGCAAGTTATGGAGCTATTAGCGCACTGTTTCCTCTTTTTGGTGCAGAGCTTTTAGATACACAGTCTATAATTAGCGCATTTTTGCTTTTATTTGCAGTTATTATCCTGATAACTCTATTTTTTGCTGCTAATTTGCTAGCGCAAAAAATCCCACCAAAAGCCATTAAAACGCTATCTCTTTTAACACTTTTAACTATGCTTGTATTTAAGCTTAGTGGATTTATTTTAGAGCTTATGAGAAGTGGAGCTATAAACACAAAGCCTGAGCTTCTTAGCCTAGTGGCAAAGGGAATGTATATATCGATCTTTGCACCATATATTTTTAGCGCCATTTTAGCCGTACTTTGTATTATGGCGATATCTTACCGTCCAAAAGCCCTTAAGAAAAAAGACGGTCTAATACCTTATAGATTTAATCTAGCCTTAAGACGCCTAGTACTATCTGCTAGCACGTATGCTTTGCTTGGAGTTAGTGCCATTTTAGCCTTTTCACTCTATTATGATTTAGTAGCTTCTCGCCCACCGACTCTAAGCGAGCCTGTCTATCTTGAGCCTAAGAATGATAAATTTATCATAGACACAGAGGTGCTAAAAGACAATGACCTCCACAGATATGCCTATATCACTGATGAGGGGCGTGTGATTAGATTTTTCCTCATTAACCGCTACGAGGACAAACCCTCAGCCGTAGCAGTCTTTGACGCTTGCTCCATATGCGGAGATGTGGGCTATGTAAAAAATGGCAGCGAGCTAATCTGCGTCTCTTGCAACGTGCGTATATTTTTACCTTCAGTTGGCAAAGAAGGCGGCTGCAATCCTCTGCCATTAGAGCATACATACGACGGCAAGACAATCACCATAAGCCTTGATGCGCTACTTACTGGAGCAAATCAGTTTAGCACCATAGTAGAAAAAGAGGTACTTGATATAGTAGGTGGCGAAAAAATCAGCAATAAAAGCAAATTTAGCTACAGGTACAACAACCGCACATACTTTTTCAAATCCAAAGAAAACCTAGAGCGTTTTGAGGCAGATCCAGATAAATTTATAGGAGCCGTAAAATGA
- a CDS encoding FtsX-like permease family protein produces MNARMITRSIAGSSVQKIMAFATIALASMLIACMLNITLKIGDEIASELRSYGSNIIVLPRGESLSIEIDGRSFTPLKSQNFLPESELYKIKEIFWRNNIVAFAPFLDGLARDDKGEQIAVVGTYFDKNINLKDEPDFTTGVKNLYGYWHINGRYANDNKDNEVVLGDELASRLGLNLGDTLSLNQHTLKVVGIVSGAGDMSKKALIPLHLAQKMFNHDGEYFKAEVSAKTIPENDLSLKARRNLDELDSAEYDQWYCSAYVGSIAFQIEEELKGASAKASLQVSDAESGIVKKIQSLMGIVSIIALVVSAIGITSLMTSEIHRRKKEIGLLKALGASNLSIYALFASESMTVAFVAGIVGAILGYGLSELLAIAIFGHSIGVAIIVLPLSLFFALLISFFGSLMPMRSLVKLLPAEVLYDRK; encoded by the coding sequence ATGAATGCTAGAATGATTACTCGCTCCATAGCTGGTTCTAGCGTGCAAAAAATAATGGCATTTGCCACTATTGCGCTAGCTAGCATGCTTATAGCCTGCATGCTCAATATCACGCTAAAAATAGGCGACGAGATAGCCTCAGAACTTAGAAGCTACGGCTCAAATATCATCGTACTGCCACGTGGAGAGAGCCTAAGCATAGAAATAGACGGACGAAGTTTTACTCCGCTAAAATCCCAAAATTTCCTACCTGAGAGCGAACTTTATAAGATAAAAGAGATATTTTGGCGAAATAATATAGTTGCGTTTGCGCCATTTTTAGATGGGCTTGCACGAGATGACAAAGGCGAGCAAATCGCAGTAGTGGGTACATATTTTGATAAAAATATAAATTTAAAAGATGAACCTGATTTTACAACTGGGGTAAAAAATCTCTACGGATACTGGCATATAAACGGACGCTACGCAAATGATAATAAAGATAATGAGGTCGTGCTAGGCGATGAGCTAGCTAGCAGACTTGGTTTAAATTTAGGCGACACTTTAAGCCTAAACCAGCACACCCTAAAAGTCGTAGGCATAGTAAGTGGAGCTGGAGATATGAGCAAAAAGGCTCTTATTCCGCTTCATTTAGCCCAAAAGATGTTTAATCATGATGGAGAGTATTTTAAAGCCGAAGTATCGGCTAAAACCATACCGGAAAACGACCTCTCTCTAAAAGCACGCAGAAATCTTGACGAGCTAGATAGCGCAGAGTATGACCAGTGGTACTGCTCGGCATATGTCGGCTCCATCGCATTTCAAATAGAAGAGGAGTTAAAAGGAGCAAGCGCAAAGGCAAGTCTGCAAGTAAGTGACGCAGAAAGTGGTATAGTAAAGAAAATTCAAAGTCTAATGGGCATAGTAAGCATAATCGCCCTAGTAGTCTCAGCCATAGGCATAACATCTCTAATGACAAGCGAAATTCATCGCCGCAAAAAAGAGATAGGGCTACTTAAAGCCCTAGGAGCTAGCAATCTATCAATCTACGCACTATTTGCTAGTGAGTCCATGACAGTAGCATTTGTGGCTGGCATAGTAGGCGCAATACTAGGGTATGGGCTAAGCGAGCTTTTAGCTATAGCGATATTTGGACATAGTATAGGAGTGGCGATTATTGTGCTACCTCTTAGCTTATTTTTTGCGCTATTAATTAGCTTTTTTGGCTCACTTATGCCTATGAGAAGTCTTGTAAAACTCCTACCAGCAGAGGTGCTTTATGACAGAAAATAG
- a CDS encoding ABC transporter permease: protein MTENRLFFINLILKSLKNGSARVAVIAISIMLGASVCAAFINVYLDIDAKVSRELKSYGANLVITPANGGEFMSESGLDKDMKKVIKTVLGYSGYLFTQASIGTTEAIIMGVKFSSLKRTKPFLEIKEGDYINFDFDDKNVLIGTDLAKQSGFKAGDEIELRALGSSDVIKVRIKGIVASGDKEDALLITSLNLAQKLAKKPDMINYADAVILGDFDEVKAISQKLSNKEISAKIIAKISKQEGYVLAKIKLLMALVSFVILLITSLCVNTTLSAILLARSKEIALLRALGASKKNILNLFSAEIFMLAFSFAIIGSLLGYGLAQILGEAIFNAHIDFRFMSVPIATILALGFATLAAIYPLRRALKLNMADILRGE from the coding sequence ATGACAGAAAATAGACTATTTTTTATAAATTTAATCCTAAAAAGCCTAAAAAACGGAAGCGCTAGAGTAGCCGTCATAGCCATATCTATAATGCTAGGCGCTAGCGTATGTGCGGCGTTTATAAACGTCTATCTTGACATTGATGCAAAGGTAAGTCGCGAGCTAAAAAGCTATGGAGCAAATTTAGTCATCACTCCAGCAAATGGTGGAGAGTTTATGAGCGAGAGTGGGCTTGATAAAGATATGAAAAAAGTTATTAAAACGGTGCTAGGATATAGTGGGTATTTATTTACTCAAGCTAGTATAGGCACAACTGAAGCTATAATCATGGGAGTTAAATTTAGCTCACTAAAAAGAACAAAACCGTTTTTAGAGATAAAAGAGGGAGATTATATAAACTTTGACTTTGATGATAAAAACGTCCTAATAGGCACGGATTTAGCCAAACAATCAGGCTTTAAAGCAGGCGATGAGATAGAGCTCAGAGCCCTTGGAAGTAGCGACGTGATAAAGGTGCGCATAAAAGGCATAGTAGCAAGTGGAGATAAGGAAGATGCGCTACTTATCACCTCCTTAAACTTAGCTCAAAAGCTAGCCAAAAAGCCAGATATGATAAATTATGCAGACGCCGTGATACTTGGGGATTTTGACGAGGTAAAGGCAATATCTCAAAAGCTAAGCAATAAAGAAATATCAGCCAAAATAATAGCCAAAATAAGCAAACAAGAAGGCTATGTCCTAGCCAAAATCAAACTCTTAATGGCGCTAGTATCGTTTGTGATACTGCTTATTACCTCACTTTGCGTTAATACCACGCTAAGCGCCATACTGCTAGCTAGAAGTAAAGAAATAGCCCTGCTTCGCGCGCTTGGAGCAAGTAAGAAAAATATATTAAATTTATTTAGCGCAGAGATTTTTATGCTAGCTTTTAGCTTTGCGATTATTGGTTCTTTGCTAGGATATGGGCTGGCGCAAATTTTAGGAGAGGCTATATTTAACGCCCATATTGATTTTAGATTTATGTCCGTGCCGATAGCTACGATACTAGCACTTGGCTTTGCTACTTTAGCGGCGATTTATCCGCTAAGGCGCGCACTTAAATTAAATATGGCAGATATTTTAAGAGGTGAATAA
- a CDS encoding ABC transporter ATP-binding protein: MNAIELMSIKKQFGSVIALDEISFNVKKGEWVSVMGPSGSGKSTLVNILSLMDFPTSGRYILGGDDASALSDEDTLKFRREKIGLIFQQFHTVPYLNALENVMIAQHYHSCVDEESAKKALELVGLSHRLDHRPSQLSGGEQQRLCIARALINDPEILIADEPTGNLDEANERIILELFCKLKAEGKTILLVTHNPDLGEYGDKIVYLRHGKLETIKEITNPKRVEK; the protein is encoded by the coding sequence ATGAACGCAATAGAACTTATGAGCATAAAAAAACAATTTGGCTCAGTTATCGCACTTGATGAGATAAGCTTTAATGTAAAAAAAGGCGAGTGGGTATCTGTGATGGGGCCTTCTGGCTCAGGCAAATCAACGCTAGTAAACATCCTTTCGCTTATGGATTTTCCCACAAGCGGCAGATATATCCTAGGCGGAGATGACGCAAGCGCGCTTAGCGATGAGGATACACTCAAGTTTCGCCGAGAAAAGATAGGGCTAATTTTTCAGCAGTTTCACACAGTGCCATATCTAAATGCCCTAGAAAACGTCATGATAGCCCAACACTATCATAGCTGCGTAGATGAGGAGAGTGCTAAAAAAGCCCTAGAGTTAGTTGGACTTTCTCACAGGCTAGATCATCGCCCTAGCCAGCTAAGCGGAGGTGAGCAGCAGCGCCTTTGTATAGCAAGAGCACTCATAAACGACCCAGAAATCCTAATCGCAGACGAGCCAACAGGCAACCTAGACGAGGCAAATGAGCGCATTATACTAGAGCTATTTTGCAAGCTAAAAGCCGAGGGTAAAACCATACTTTTAGTAACACACAACCCAGACTTAGGCGAGTACGGAGATAAGATAGTCTACCTGCGCCACGGTAAACTTGAAACGATAAAAGAGATAACAAATCCAAAAAGAGTAGAAAAATGA
- a CDS encoding TlpA disulfide reductase family protein, whose product MIKFKTTLKKSQLFIFFMLFGAMLAGCVDPLSRHHIALNDEKGIDTRFDPKQKQLKLASDEPFVLFFYDTDCGACKAQIPDIEALSHEYAGRVKFIGILGGTQGFDKDMKLLKEHNVSFITISDPVSVQYFDTAVGGVNGVPVTFIFNKNGEQAGKTLGYTPRAAINKKILSVL is encoded by the coding sequence ATGATTAAATTTAAAACCACACTAAAAAAATCTCAACTTTTTATATTTTTTATGCTTTTTGGCGCCATGCTAGCTGGCTGTGTAGACCCGCTTAGCAGGCATCATATCGCCTTAAATGACGAAAAAGGCATAGATACGCGCTTTGATCCAAAGCAAAAACAGCTAAAGCTAGCAAGTGATGAGCCTTTTGTGCTGTTTTTTTATGACACAGACTGCGGAGCTTGCAAAGCCCAAATCCCAGATATAGAAGCGCTAAGCCATGAGTATGCAGGTAGGGTTAAATTTATAGGCATTTTAGGCGGTACGCAGGGCTTTGATAAGGATATGAAGCTTTTAAAAGAGCATAACGTAAGCTTTATAACCATATCAGACCCAGTTTCAGTGCAATATTTTGACACGGCTGTAGGCGGAGTAAATGGAGTACCAGTAACCTTCATATTTAATAAAAATGGAGAGCAAGCAGGCAAGACTCTAGGCTATACCCCACGAGCTGCGATAAATAAAAAAATTCTATCCGTTTTATAG
- the yedF gene encoding sulfurtransferase-like selenium metabolism protein YedF, protein MRIDCKGLECPQPVIHTKKALEGMAVGEWLEIEINSKIVLENVLKFINYSGYEASVDKVDENSEICIIKVQKTDGTGHTAPLSAKPSEKSNISTQNRLNSDSIDLTLAPHEEVSLEPKPQSKLTHSARKKVIYLNDDRAGNGEVGLSLLAKLLSSFALLSEHIEAVACVNNGVFVSTTRSHPALASLKELEQKGVRIISCGACLTSYKLTDKVLVGEIGNAYEIAQLLVEFDEIKL, encoded by the coding sequence ATGAGGATTGATTGTAAAGGGCTTGAGTGTCCCCAACCAGTAATACATACTAAAAAAGCTCTTGAGGGCATGGCTGTTGGCGAGTGGCTAGAGATTGAGATAAACTCCAAAATAGTGCTAGAAAATGTGCTTAAGTTTATAAACTATTCTGGCTATGAAGCAAGCGTAGATAAAGTAGATGAAAATAGCGAGATTTGTATCATAAAAGTGCAAAAAACTGATGGTACAGGGCACACCGCTCCACTATCGGCTAAGCCATCAGAAAAATCAAACATATCCACCCAAAATAGGCTAAATAGTGATAGCATAGACCTAACCCTAGCACCACACGAAGAAGTCAGCCTAGAGCCAAAACCTCAATCAAAGCTAACCCATAGCGCAAGGAAAAAAGTCATCTACCTAAACGATGATAGAGCAGGAAACGGAGAGGTCGGACTTAGCTTGCTTGCAAAGCTGCTTAGCTCGTTTGCTTTACTAAGCGAGCATATAGAGGCGGTCGCTTGCGTAAATAATGGCGTTTTTGTAAGCACGACACGCTCTCACCCAGCCCTAGCCTCACTAAAAGAACTAGAGCAAAAAGGTGTGCGCATAATAAGCTGTGGTGCGTGCCTTACAAGCTATAAATTAACTGATAAAGTCCTAGTCGGAGAGATAGGTAACGCCTACGAAATAGCGCAACTTTTAGTCGAATTTGATGAGATAAAGCTATGA